One part of the Bacteroidia bacterium genome encodes these proteins:
- a CDS encoding transglycosylase SLT domain-containing protein, with the protein MLRYLFGSLLLLVVSLASAFSQDSFSEEIIEIVRINDSSVQRVILDKDLHRERWDTLAQVRFWRKVMNLPPEYSVLNIADTRNVLNTFQTAYYDTLEDPLKRSFKDSILQICELPSNTRLYVTYGKSDFYKLREVLPSIDAGIRHFQAEGTDPWFAQSILLIESPGQLRKSPTGAVGHFQLMPGVGRQMGLKVNREVDEREDFEKSARAAARFIKKVCIPETKDILRSYRLSFKEDDLWFRLMVLHVYHAGSGNVRSALRLIRPRKGGMALIQSLWQTRNRYFRNASQNYSQVALASLLELEEIIRRECNVLCPPIR; encoded by the coding sequence ATGTTGCGTTACCTTTTCGGATCACTCCTTCTTCTTGTCGTATCATTAGCCTCTGCTTTCTCCCAGGATAGTTTTTCTGAGGAGATTATTGAGATTGTCAGAATCAATGATAGCAGCGTACAACGTGTGATTCTTGATAAGGATTTACATCGAGAGAGATGGGACACTTTGGCCCAGGTGCGTTTTTGGCGCAAAGTGATGAATCTACCTCCCGAGTATAGCGTGCTGAATATCGCTGATACCCGCAATGTGTTGAATACTTTTCAAACGGCTTATTATGATACCCTTGAAGATCCCTTGAAAAGAAGCTTCAAGGATTCGATCCTGCAAATTTGTGAGCTACCCTCCAACACTCGACTATATGTTACCTATGGCAAAAGTGATTTCTATAAGTTGAGAGAAGTTCTTCCGAGTATTGATGCAGGTATTCGACACTTTCAGGCAGAAGGCACAGATCCCTGGTTTGCCCAAAGCATTCTTTTGATAGAAAGTCCGGGCCAGCTCAGAAAATCGCCTACGGGAGCCGTGGGACATTTTCAATTGATGCCTGGAGTGGGTCGACAAATGGGCTTGAAAGTTAATCGAGAAGTGGACGAAAGAGAGGACTTTGAGAAATCCGCCCGCGCCGCTGCAAGATTTATCAAAAAGGTGTGCATACCCGAGACCAAAGATATTCTCCGTTCCTACCGACTGAGTTTCAAAGAAGACGATCTTTGGTTTCGCTTGATGGTCCTGCACGTCTATCACGCCGGTTCTGGAAACGTGAGATCTGCGCTTAGACTTATTCGCCCTCGTAAAGGAGGAATGGCTCTGATTCAATCTCTTTGGCAAACCCGGAATAGATATTTTCGCAATGCATCACAAAATTATTCGCAAGTGGCATTGGCCTCCTTGTTAGAATTAGAGGAAATTATTCGCAGGGAATGTAATGTCCTCTGTCCCCCTATTCGCTAA
- the galE gene encoding UDP-glucose 4-epimerase GalE, whose product MPAILITGGTGYIGSHTAIEIINQGKYDVISIDNQMNSSLTTLDRIEEITGKRMLNYSVDLCNLTEVENIFEKHTDIVGVIHFAALKAVGESVAKPLLYYRNNFDSLLNMLHCCEKYEVSNFIFSSSCTVYGDISDIPVTEKTPTTEAPSPYGCTKLYGERIIQDFIKAADSVKGIALRYFNPVGAHESGLIGEDPINRPSNLVPVITQSASGILPKITVFGGDYDTRDGSCIRDYIHVVDIAIAHLQAMDYLLKDKNEEAYERYNLGSGEGVSVLEAIHAFQNVTGVKVNFEVGPRRPGDVEKIYSDSSLAKERLGWVPKYGIDEMMATAWKWQTHLNESRLASKS is encoded by the coding sequence ATGCCAGCTATTCTCATTACCGGAGGAACCGGATACATAGGCTCTCATACTGCAATCGAAATCATCAATCAGGGTAAATACGACGTTATTTCGATAGACAATCAAATGAATTCTTCTCTGACAACTTTGGACAGAATAGAAGAAATCACAGGAAAAAGAATGCTGAATTATTCAGTAGACCTTTGCAATCTCACGGAAGTTGAAAACATATTTGAAAAGCACACAGATATCGTAGGTGTGATCCACTTTGCAGCTTTAAAGGCAGTAGGAGAATCTGTTGCAAAACCCCTACTCTATTATCGCAACAACTTTGACTCCCTTCTGAATATGCTTCATTGTTGTGAAAAGTATGAGGTTTCTAATTTTATCTTTTCCTCCTCCTGTACAGTTTATGGAGATATTTCTGACATCCCGGTGACAGAAAAAACTCCAACCACTGAAGCACCCTCTCCTTATGGCTGCACCAAACTTTATGGAGAGCGCATCATCCAGGATTTTATAAAAGCGGCCGATTCGGTAAAAGGAATTGCGCTTAGATATTTCAATCCAGTTGGAGCTCACGAATCTGGTTTGATAGGGGAAGATCCAATCAATCGCCCGAGCAATCTCGTTCCTGTAATTACTCAATCCGCTTCTGGAATACTTCCCAAAATCACAGTATTCGGCGGAGATTATGATACCCGCGATGGTTCATGCATACGCGATTATATTCATGTAGTAGATATCGCTATTGCGCATTTACAGGCTATGGATTACCTTCTTAAGGATAAAAATGAAGAAGCTTATGAGCGCTACAATCTCGGTTCAGGAGAAGGGGTTTCTGTTCTCGAAGCGATCCATGCTTTCCAAAATGTAACAGGGGTGAAAGTGAATTTTGAAGTAGGTCCCCGCAGACCGGGAGATGTTGAGAAGATTTACTCTGATAGTAGTCTGGCCAAAGAGCGCCTCGGTTGGGTTCCAAAATATGGGATTGATGAAATGATGGCTACTGCATGGAAATGGCAGACTCATCTGAACGAATCAAGATTGGCATCAAAATCCTGA
- a CDS encoding glycosyltransferase family 2 protein produces the protein MKISIITVCYNAQDYLRDCLDSVAKQDHPDIEHIIIDGASTDKTLSILEEYKSGLAHLISESDEGLYDAMNKGIALAKGEVVGILNADDLYPRSNILSRVARAFEDPSIKMSFGDLVYVHDEDLDKVVRYYQANNYKDNWWAKGMMPPHPTFFLRKEVYEQYGNFDTSFEICADFDLMLRLFHKEKLPYTYIPETLVKMRTGGSSTQGIKSTLTINKEMLRSCKMHGINTHYGKIYSKYFTKVFQLLKKPL, from the coding sequence ATGAAGATCAGCATCATTACCGTCTGCTACAATGCACAGGATTACCTGAGAGATTGTCTGGATTCCGTAGCCAAACAGGATCATCCGGATATTGAGCATATCATCATTGATGGTGCTTCCACTGACAAGACCTTATCTATTCTTGAAGAATATAAGTCTGGTCTGGCCCATTTGATTTCTGAGAGCGATGAAGGCCTCTATGATGCCATGAATAAAGGAATTGCCCTCGCAAAAGGGGAAGTCGTAGGAATTCTGAACGCAGATGATCTTTACCCCAGAAGTAATATTCTCAGTCGGGTCGCAAGGGCTTTTGAAGATCCTTCAATAAAAATGAGTTTTGGAGACCTGGTGTACGTACATGATGAAGACCTGGATAAGGTAGTCAGGTATTATCAGGCAAATAATTATAAGGACAATTGGTGGGCGAAAGGCATGATGCCTCCGCATCCTACTTTCTTTCTACGAAAGGAAGTATATGAGCAATATGGGAATTTCGATACCAGTTTTGAGATTTGCGCAGATTTTGATCTGATGCTAAGACTCTTTCACAAAGAGAAACTTCCCTACACCTATATTCCTGAAACCCTGGTCAAGATGAGAACGGGTGGAAGTAGTACGCAGGGAATCAAAAGTACCCTAACCATTAATAAAGAAATGCTGAGATCTTGTAAAATGCATGGGATTAATACCCACTATGGAAAGATTTACAGCAAGTATTTTACTAAAGTGTTTCAATTGCTGAAAAAGCCGTTATAA
- a CDS encoding LamG-like jellyroll fold domain-containing protein, producing MKLNIKKHSVLSLALIPLLFSWGLKAQDFSPAYYWTFDTKEVFKDRQLNRPWTNKLDHEVEKEGALLGNYFQFGEESKGMYAIPFDVKKEFSIEFWLKPDQSDLSRSQILFFFNNRKVSISMSYPNINFSTLTNNKSGIVEAHNLALKLDGVGKKSLDYYMDGNWHHFVFQYQVQNGIKEVWVDGELLEGMRVTDAPKGILCGGGNCNSNTLLFTQFDNYNIYYKGGIDEIALYKRSLPGALIRQHYSEIKNNRHYSFRLTSVRDINIATPEKVESREVRDKREFAPSHPRVRDLAYKQLQNYPLPRYKKTHRLKPLVNWMALDFFGGAFTEYLDRNSAYLYSAKIQEELSVNWNYSLTLYGSRNARKDQNGNLSPYTRELIKLANKYPDIPLSLITLWAQVIPKDLSINESSPRIYQTNPQYAVKNASKVQLNRAGKTGSKEYSLSPITPDSYVRSDGQLQALYIKNLLAQLRRPINLINENGEVPFLPYPEETLKKDPRIVRDKEKSKVKDWDEYQAIQKNRLRRAYSKEFLKIPALKNTEFTWYGVDGGPQDRFAWKTARKIGTKINGQYYSTPDFYVRWPSNWNKVRGAWRGWSWIEDSRKVEIAAGDNLFSPFIAAGWSENPEQNVRPSQWLGLLKCLGPIGAEFFYTGFFNVKKPFADPRNYAWQAVMPSYAQAVSSYYEGILRKGSVLRDGENSPIISLEVADPRILATARKSAEGKKYVIALTIQPQSNIKGNVPDQAKVEINLEGNKLSLTARRQGSVYVLDLSTQSGPIIYQLDSWHETGHPAWWSQDFHFEAEVYDYSMGQEIKSETQSSTDFSKFDTYLKATEKGACSKYHFQGRNKRNNYSLRVRARNRKASGGRIGVVVDGADMGELKGISSKDWKWYNLSTKIKDLDNQDHMLSLIQSDPNVEIDKFILVRN from the coding sequence ATGAAATTGAATATTAAAAAACATAGCGTTCTTTCTCTTGCTTTAATTCCTTTACTTTTTAGTTGGGGATTAAAAGCCCAGGATTTTAGTCCTGCCTATTATTGGACCTTTGACACCAAAGAGGTCTTCAAAGATCGACAATTGAACAGGCCCTGGACCAATAAACTTGACCATGAAGTAGAAAAAGAGGGAGCCTTATTAGGAAACTACTTTCAGTTTGGCGAAGAAAGCAAAGGCATGTATGCTATACCCTTTGATGTCAAAAAAGAATTCAGCATAGAGTTTTGGTTAAAACCTGATCAATCTGATCTCAGCAGATCACAGATTCTTTTCTTTTTTAACAATCGAAAAGTATCCATTTCTATGAGTTACCCAAATATAAATTTCAGCACCCTAACCAATAACAAAAGTGGCATAGTAGAAGCACATAATCTTGCCCTAAAGCTGGATGGTGTAGGGAAAAAGAGCCTGGATTATTATATGGATGGGAATTGGCACCATTTCGTTTTCCAATATCAGGTACAAAATGGGATCAAGGAAGTCTGGGTCGACGGAGAACTTTTGGAAGGAATGAGGGTAACAGATGCTCCCAAAGGCATCTTGTGTGGTGGTGGAAATTGTAATAGTAATACCCTACTCTTCACTCAATTTGACAATTATAATATCTATTATAAAGGGGGCATAGATGAAATTGCCCTTTACAAGAGAAGCCTACCGGGAGCCCTGATCAGGCAACACTACTCGGAAATAAAGAATAATAGACATTACTCCTTTCGACTTACATCAGTAAGGGATATCAATATCGCCACTCCGGAAAAAGTAGAAAGCAGGGAAGTACGTGATAAACGAGAATTTGCCCCCTCCCATCCGAGGGTAAGGGATTTGGCCTACAAACAATTGCAGAATTATCCCCTTCCCCGATATAAAAAGACACATAGACTCAAGCCTTTGGTTAATTGGATGGCATTGGATTTTTTTGGAGGAGCCTTTACAGAATATTTAGACAGAAACTCAGCCTATCTATACAGTGCGAAAATCCAGGAAGAGCTTTCTGTCAATTGGAACTATTCCCTAACATTATATGGCTCAAGGAATGCAAGAAAAGATCAAAATGGAAATTTAAGTCCCTATACCCGCGAGCTTATAAAGCTGGCTAATAAGTATCCTGATATTCCACTTAGCCTGATTACCTTATGGGCACAAGTAATTCCGAAGGACCTTTCTATAAATGAAAGTTCTCCTCGTATATATCAGACCAATCCACAGTATGCCGTAAAAAACGCTTCCAAAGTTCAATTGAATCGGGCAGGAAAAACTGGGAGCAAAGAATATTCCCTCTCTCCTATTACACCTGACAGTTACGTAAGGAGTGATGGACAGCTTCAAGCTTTATACATAAAAAATTTACTGGCACAACTTAGGCGCCCGATAAACCTGATCAATGAAAATGGAGAAGTTCCTTTTTTACCCTACCCTGAGGAAACCCTGAAAAAAGACCCTCGGATAGTACGCGACAAAGAGAAATCGAAAGTCAAAGATTGGGATGAGTATCAAGCCATTCAAAAGAACAGATTAAGAAGGGCTTACAGTAAGGAATTTCTCAAGATTCCGGCTTTGAAAAATACCGAATTCACCTGGTATGGCGTTGATGGAGGACCTCAGGATCGATTTGCATGGAAAACTGCCAGGAAAATCGGCACAAAAATAAATGGACAATATTATTCCACCCCGGATTTTTATGTTCGCTGGCCCTCTAACTGGAATAAGGTAAGAGGTGCATGGAGAGGCTGGTCCTGGATAGAAGATAGTCGGAAAGTAGAAATTGCAGCTGGGGATAATTTATTCTCTCCATTCATTGCCGCCGGATGGTCAGAAAATCCCGAGCAGAATGTCCGTCCTAGTCAATGGTTAGGCCTCTTGAAATGCCTGGGTCCTATTGGAGCTGAGTTTTTCTATACGGGCTTTTTCAATGTCAAAAAACCTTTTGCCGACCCTCGAAATTATGCCTGGCAAGCGGTGATGCCTTCTTATGCGCAAGCCGTCAGCAGTTATTATGAAGGAATCCTAAGAAAAGGCTCAGTACTAAGAGATGGGGAAAATAGTCCCATTATTAGCTTGGAAGTTGCTGACCCTCGTATTCTGGCTACTGCCAGAAAATCTGCGGAAGGGAAGAAATATGTAATCGCCCTCACGATTCAGCCCCAATCAAATATTAAAGGCAATGTCCCTGATCAGGCAAAGGTAGAAATCAATCTTGAAGGCAATAAACTCAGCCTAACTGCCCGAAGACAAGGAAGTGTTTATGTACTTGATTTGAGCACTCAATCTGGGCCCATCATTTATCAATTGGATAGCTGGCATGAAACAGGACATCCGGCCTGGTGGAGCCAGGATTTTCACTTTGAAGCAGAAGTCTATGATTATAGTATGGGCCAGGAAATCAAATCGGAGACACAATCTTCAACTGATTTCAGCAAGTTTGATACCTACCTCAAAGCAACCGAAAAAGGCGCTTGTAGTAAATATCATTTTCAAGGCAGGAATAAACGCAACAATTATAGCCTGAGAGTAAGAGCAAGAAATAGAAAAGCCTCTGGGGGGCGGATAGGCGTGGTAGTCGATGGAGCGGATATGGGAGAACTAAAAGGTATAAGTTCAAAGGACTGGAAATGGTATAACCTTTCGACAAAAATAAAGGACTTAGATAATCAGGATCATATGTTGAGTCTGATCCAGTCCGACCCAAATGTAGAGATCGATAAATTTATTTTGGTAAGAAATTAG
- the asnB gene encoding asparagine synthase (glutamine-hydrolyzing) has product MCGIAGYTCDLLETASITVLEQMTARMQHRGPDAGGHFVEKGIALGHRRLSIIDLSDAATQPMHDKSGRYTIIYNGEVYNYQEIRAELNLSETQSQSDTDVILAAYATWGPDCLKKMNGMFAFAIWDQVEQELFIARDRMGIKPIYYSIQDNQLIFASEIRSLLASGMVPAVLNHQALPEYLKYYSVNSPNTLLKDVYMLPAASFGIWKHKELRLEQYWDLAKNRKLAENIDREEVKEELHQRLREAVSRRKIADVPLGAFLSGGIDSSAVVGLLAESSEQAIHTFSIVFDEKQYDESYYATLIAKKFKTEHHPIKLKPEDFLTELPEALDAMDHPSGDGLNSYVVSKATKNEGFTVALSGLGGDELFAGYPVFKRYQKLKKMGMYAVPHMIRSGIGAGISSLYNSHKSARLQEILAIEKPDFSELYPIFRKIHDDKEINGILKNSDIAQSTLASLLKDPGLQKVESMPLFSQVSVGEMMTYTQNVLLRDTDQMSMASSLEVRVPFFDHELVEYALAVPDRLKEPDYPKKLLVESLGKLLPGEVVHRPKMGFVFPWALWIRESMKDFCEKHIQSLASKKFIEGEYLLDKWNRFLAGGKREHWMKIWMLVMLNVWLEKNEIEY; this is encoded by the coding sequence ATGTGCGGAATAGCCGGATATACTTGCGATCTTCTGGAAACTGCCTCTATCACTGTTTTGGAACAGATGACAGCGCGTATGCAGCATCGAGGTCCGGATGCAGGAGGGCATTTTGTAGAAAAAGGGATTGCACTTGGACACAGAAGGTTATCTATCATAGACCTGAGTGATGCTGCCACCCAGCCCATGCATGACAAAAGTGGACGCTATACCATTATCTATAATGGTGAAGTGTACAACTATCAGGAGATTCGTGCAGAACTGAATTTATCGGAAACCCAAAGTCAAAGTGATACGGATGTTATCCTGGCTGCCTATGCTACCTGGGGTCCTGATTGTTTGAAAAAAATGAATGGCATGTTTGCCTTTGCTATTTGGGATCAGGTCGAGCAGGAACTTTTTATCGCCAGAGATCGGATGGGGATAAAACCTATTTACTACAGCATTCAGGATAATCAACTCATATTTGCCTCTGAAATCAGAAGTTTATTGGCTTCTGGTATGGTACCAGCAGTTCTCAATCACCAGGCCCTTCCGGAATACCTAAAATACTATTCTGTCAATTCCCCCAACACCCTGTTAAAAGATGTGTATATGCTCCCAGCTGCCAGTTTTGGTATTTGGAAGCATAAGGAACTCAGGTTGGAACAATACTGGGATTTGGCAAAAAACAGAAAGCTTGCAGAAAATATCGATCGGGAAGAGGTAAAAGAAGAGCTTCATCAAAGGTTAAGAGAAGCTGTTTCCAGAAGAAAAATTGCTGATGTTCCTTTAGGCGCTTTTTTATCTGGTGGCATTGATTCGAGTGCAGTTGTTGGCCTATTGGCGGAAAGTAGTGAACAAGCCATCCATACCTTTTCGATTGTTTTTGATGAAAAGCAGTATGATGAGTCCTATTATGCAACTCTCATAGCAAAGAAATTCAAGACAGAACATCATCCCATCAAATTAAAACCGGAAGATTTCCTCACAGAATTACCGGAGGCATTAGACGCAATGGATCATCCGAGTGGGGATGGCTTAAATAGCTATGTGGTTTCCAAAGCCACCAAAAATGAAGGCTTTACAGTTGCTCTATCAGGATTAGGAGGAGATGAACTCTTTGCAGGATATCCGGTATTTAAACGTTACCAGAAGTTGAAAAAAATGGGGATGTATGCAGTTCCTCATATGATACGTTCTGGGATAGGTGCCGGAATCAGCAGCCTCTACAATAGCCATAAGAGTGCACGTTTACAAGAAATCCTGGCGATAGAGAAACCTGACTTTTCGGAGCTATACCCGATTTTCCGAAAAATTCATGACGACAAGGAAATCAATGGGATACTGAAAAACTCTGACATAGCTCAATCTACTCTGGCTAGCCTCCTGAAAGATCCAGGATTACAAAAAGTAGAATCTATGCCTCTCTTTAGCCAGGTTTCTGTAGGGGAAATGATGACCTATACCCAGAATGTGTTATTGAGAGATACAGATCAAATGAGTATGGCAAGTTCGCTGGAAGTGAGGGTTCCTTTCTTTGATCATGAATTGGTAGAATATGCCCTGGCAGTTCCGGATAGACTCAAAGAACCTGACTATCCTAAAAAGCTTTTGGTCGAATCTCTTGGGAAGCTGTTACCTGGAGAAGTAGTTCATCGTCCTAAAATGGGATTCGTATTTCCCTGGGCGCTCTGGATACGGGAATCGATGAAGGATTTCTGTGAGAAACATATCCAGTCTCTTGCAAGCAAGAAATTTATAGAAGGAGAGTATCTTCTGGATAAATGGAATAGGTTCCTTGCAGGAGGCAAAAGAGAACACTGGATGAAAATATGGATGCTCGTGATGTTGAATGTATGGTTAGAAAAAAATGAAATTGAATATTAA
- a CDS encoding glycosyltransferase family 4 protein, whose protein sequence is MDRSPGNILLYYSEMAAYFLACAEHLHLKHGYEVHIVHWPINPVAPFAFREYKGVHLYSKDDFSEEDLFELYKSLEPELVFTIGWMDPEYKALAKRIKRDGKIVIAGMDNRWKGNARQQLARLASPFYLKPFFTHIWVPGDPQYKFAQKLGFANENILRGFYSADLTPFQQAYHTYRDKKQKTYPHNFLYVGRFVEHKGLDILIEAFSQLKEEMQHDWSLTLAGSGPMRERLEGKEAVKFLDFIQPEKLPELAAESGCFVFPSTDDPWGVVLHEFAGAGLPLISSLRSGAVTAFLKDGQNGYLYGKHKSAEIKDALRKIILHSDDELNQMSEKSFEISKQISPDTWSETLLSVIA, encoded by the coding sequence ATGGATAGATCACCGGGAAATATATTGCTCTATTATTCTGAGATGGCTGCCTATTTTCTGGCATGTGCTGAACATTTACATCTCAAGCACGGCTATGAAGTCCATATCGTACACTGGCCCATAAATCCGGTAGCACCTTTTGCTTTTCGTGAATATAAAGGTGTTCACCTGTATTCCAAAGATGATTTTAGTGAAGAAGATTTATTCGAACTCTATAAAAGCCTTGAGCCCGAATTAGTATTCACCATCGGCTGGATGGATCCAGAATACAAAGCTTTAGCAAAGCGGATCAAAAGGGACGGAAAAATCGTCATAGCCGGTATGGACAATCGGTGGAAAGGCAATGCTCGACAGCAATTGGCCCGATTGGCCAGTCCTTTTTATTTAAAGCCTTTCTTTACTCATATATGGGTTCCGGGAGATCCTCAGTATAAATTTGCCCAGAAATTAGGATTTGCAAATGAGAATATCCTTCGTGGATTTTATTCTGCAGACCTTACACCTTTCCAGCAAGCTTATCATACCTACCGAGACAAAAAACAAAAAACATACCCGCATAATTTCCTGTACGTTGGTCGCTTTGTTGAGCACAAAGGCCTGGATATACTCATCGAAGCCTTTAGCCAGCTAAAAGAAGAGATGCAACACGACTGGAGCCTGACCCTGGCTGGCAGTGGTCCTATGCGTGAACGATTGGAAGGAAAGGAAGCCGTAAAGTTTTTGGACTTTATTCAACCAGAAAAATTGCCCGAACTGGCTGCAGAAAGTGGTTGTTTCGTTTTTCCTAGTACAGATGATCCCTGGGGGGTAGTACTACACGAATTTGCTGGTGCAGGCCTTCCCTTGATAAGTTCACTTCGAAGTGGGGCAGTAACGGCATTTCTGAAGGATGGACAGAATGGATATCTCTACGGAAAACATAAGAGCGCAGAGATCAAAGATGCACTCCGAAAAATCATCCTTCATAGCGATGATGAATTGAATCAAATGTCCGAAAAGAGTTTTGAAATAAGTAAACAGATTAGTCCAGACACCTGGTCTGAAACCCTTTTAAGTGTTATAGCCTAA
- a CDS encoding WcaF family extracellular polysaccharide biosynthesis acetyltransferase: protein MYEIMLDKKQSHSTRLDTYDNSWFDTGKNIFLRSLWYMVNVVFFINPLNPISGLKVFFLRLFGAKVGRGVIIKPAVNIKYPWKLEIGDYAWIGEKVWIDNLAEVKIGAHSCLSQGAMLLTGNHNYKKASFDLMLGEIELEEGAWIGAQATVCPGVKCYSHSILSVGSVANSDLNAWTIYQGNPAQAVRKRSIEEKHG, encoded by the coding sequence ATGTATGAGATAATGCTGGATAAAAAACAATCACATAGCACCCGACTGGACACCTATGATAACTCCTGGTTTGATACAGGAAAGAATATCTTCCTGCGCAGCCTTTGGTACATGGTAAATGTCGTTTTCTTCATCAATCCCCTGAATCCCATCTCTGGGCTAAAGGTCTTTTTTCTCCGCTTGTTTGGGGCAAAAGTTGGAAGAGGCGTAATTATTAAACCTGCCGTAAACATCAAATACCCCTGGAAACTGGAAATTGGAGACTATGCATGGATTGGAGAAAAAGTCTGGATCGACAATCTGGCTGAAGTGAAAATTGGCGCGCATAGCTGCCTATCTCAAGGCGCTATGCTACTAACCGGTAATCATAATTATAAAAAAGCTAGTTTCGATCTGATGCTGGGAGAAATTGAACTGGAAGAAGGTGCATGGATTGGGGCCCAGGCTACCGTTTGCCCGGGAGTAAAATGTTATTCTCACAGCATACTAAGCGTTGGCTCCGTTGCAAACTCAGATTTGAATGCCTGGACCATTTATCAGGGAAATCCTGCTCAGGCCGTTCGTAAAAGAAGCATTGAAGAAAAACATGGATAG
- a CDS encoding glycosyltransferase, translating into MSQGRKRILISIDWFAPGYKAGGPIRSCVNFSYGMRDQYDIYIITGDRDFGDYQSYDNIQTNSWIDFDTGIKVKYVSPDNLSLSFWRKEISQINPDFVYLNNLFSTSFCFFPLLARKSSAAQTKWILAPRGMLHAGALQYKSSKKKLYLAALKILGLSKQLYFQATDEQEQKDIVKYFNPKTPISIIENLPHSHLKERVTRKKDKGFLKAIFFSRISPKKNLDFFLEILRGTRARLDLDIIGPIEDAAYWEHCQKLANELEENLNMEYLGVFPHEEVMKQLENYHLFVLPTHGENFGHAIFEAILSACPVLISDQTPWRNLESKKVGWDIPLSDTDKYKEVIENLTQMDQENWDSWSKSSWLYGKNYLADSKTKERYRHLFQHV; encoded by the coding sequence ATGAGTCAAGGGCGAAAGCGCATATTGATATCCATTGACTGGTTTGCCCCGGGATATAAAGCGGGTGGGCCGATCCGCTCTTGTGTAAATTTTTCATACGGGATGCGAGATCAGTATGATATCTACATTATAACCGGGGATCGGGACTTTGGAGATTACCAATCCTATGATAACATTCAAACCAATTCATGGATTGATTTTGATACGGGTATAAAAGTAAAATATGTGAGCCCAGACAATCTGAGCTTGAGTTTCTGGAGAAAAGAAATTAGTCAGATCAATCCCGATTTTGTTTACCTGAACAATCTATTCTCTACTTCATTCTGCTTTTTCCCTCTCCTGGCCAGAAAAAGTAGCGCGGCACAAACAAAATGGATTCTCGCTCCCAGAGGTATGCTTCATGCAGGAGCCTTACAATATAAGTCCAGCAAGAAAAAGTTATATCTGGCTGCTTTGAAAATCTTGGGGCTAAGTAAACAACTATATTTTCAAGCAACGGATGAACAGGAGCAAAAAGATATAGTCAAATACTTTAATCCTAAAACACCCATCTCTATCATTGAAAATCTTCCACACTCCCACCTAAAGGAAAGAGTAACAAGGAAGAAAGATAAAGGATTCCTCAAAGCTATTTTCTTTTCGCGGATCAGTCCCAAAAAAAATCTGGATTTCTTCCTGGAAATTCTGAGGGGAACAAGAGCACGCCTCGATTTGGATATCATAGGCCCTATAGAGGATGCTGCATATTGGGAGCATTGTCAGAAACTAGCAAATGAACTGGAAGAAAACCTGAACATGGAGTATCTGGGAGTTTTTCCCCATGAAGAGGTAATGAAGCAATTGGAAAACTATCACCTCTTTGTTTTACCTACTCATGGAGAAAACTTTGGACATGCCATTTTTGAAGCAATATTATCTGCCTGTCCGGTTTTGATCAGCGATCAAACTCCCTGGCGCAATCTGGAATCCAAAAAGGTGGGCTGGGATATTCCTCTATCAGACACTGATAAGTATAAAGAAGTAATCGAAAATTTAACCCAAATGGATCAGGAAAATTGGGATAGCTGGTCAAAATCCAGTTGGTTATATGGGAAGAATTACCTGGCTGATTCGAAGACGAAAGAACGATATAGACACTTATTTCAACATGTATGA